The genomic DNA CTCTGTTCAATACCCTATGTGAGTCACCGTTCCTCGACTTGCCGGCTCTGTCGCTGGGCATTGGACGCATGCGCGGGCGGGACCGAGGCCGTAGGAGGTCCCAGGAGGCCCTGATTCTCGGGGCAAGGCCTGGATGTATCCACGGGGGGTCTGGCGTTGAAACCAACCGTGGCTCCGCCAGCCGAGAAGGCCGATTTTCGGCCTGGCCATGCCGGCGGGAAGGAAGCTACTGACAGATAGCCAATGAAAGATGCAGGGGTGGTCTAGATGGGATCCTCGGCCGAGAAGCCCAAGGTCATCCCGATCCGCCCGGCCGCCGACCGGCTCCCCCGGGTCGACTCCATCGAGGTGGAGATGACCACGACCTGGGAAGAGATCGCCAAGGACGTTCTATGCGAGGCCGAAGAAGAGCGCCGAAAGAGACGGTGCCGGTTGAAGGCCATCAGAAGCCCCGGAGACGGAAAAGGCCCTCCCTGATCAAGAGGAGGGCCTGCTATTTCGACAGCCGATCTCGAAATGGGAATCTCTTTACCGGGCTCATTGTCGCCGCCTCAATCCGCAGAAGCTGAAGGAGTTCCGGCGAGGCGCCTACGAGCTTGAGCTGATCCCCGCCTACCCGCCGTTTCCGTCGGATGACGTCAAAGCCGAGGTCTCTCAGGGCGCGGACGTGGCGCTGGACCGTCCGCTTGGAGCAGCCGAGCTTGGCGGCGAAGTCGTGGTAGGTCCAGCTGTCGTCTTGGAGCATGATGAAGAGCAGTTGCAGGACCTTGAAGGCCTCGCGCTCGATGGGATCGCGCAAGTCGGGAGGCAGCCGCCGGGGCTTGGCCGGCCGGGCGACCCGGGCGGCTTCGAGGGCATCAGACATTGTCCCGTAGGCGTGCCGGATCTGCATGGGCGAGGGCGAGGCGGCCGGGTGCCCGGGCCGCCATTGCTCATAGGCCCGCTGGGTGAACCCAGGTCCCAGCGCGGCCGCCGCCTCTTTCAGCGCCTGTTGAATCTCCGCTCGTGCAAACCTTGGGGGGCGCGGCATCATCAATC from Bacillota bacterium includes the following:
- a CDS encoding helix-turn-helix domain-containing protein yields the protein MMPRPPRFARAEIQQALKEAAAALGPGFTQRAYEQWRPGHPAASPSPMQIRHAYGTMSDALEAARVARPAKPRRLPPDLRDPIEREAFKVLQLLFIMLQDDSWTYHDFAAKLGCSKRTVQRHVRALRDLGFDVIRRKRRVGGDQLKLVGASPELLQLLRIEAATMSPVKRFPFRDRLSK